The following are encoded together in the Terriglobia bacterium genome:
- a CDS encoding response regulator → MLALAVGIGTLSATANGLDAGPRTEAGNAPWFFQWLRVSEKYPGTGNGLAMCKKIVVQNGGHIWVESEAGEGSTFCFSLSGSSRKLLSGLPPSHRESPIMKKTTQKILLIEDNPADAALFQEQLAGAAGTFEIATCGDLAAGRQLAAGGQIAVVFLDLSLTESDGLETVRRAQVAFHDLPIVVLTGLEDAQLGLESLRAGAQDYLIKGKTSAENISRAARYAIERQRVLRELQLAHDQLEEKIQQRTAELAATVQSLQEEVRQRKQAEDQLSVRASQLRALAGELTLAEQRERRRMAQILHDHLQQLLVAANLRVSMLEMTADGPVKQAAKEIENLLGESISATRSLTAELSPPVLHDLGLPAGLEWLARWMADKHGLAVNMRAETGIPPVADDVKVLLFESVRELLFNAVKHARVNSVTLTLRQTEGRTLQITVCDDGTGFDPAGLKLAGETGGGFGLFSICERLDLIGGKLEIQSAPGHGSRFVLTAPVVREAASRS, encoded by the coding sequence ATGTTGGCCCTGGCAGTGGGCATCGGCACTCTCAGCGCAACGGCTAACGGCCTCGATGCCGGCCCACGAACCGAAGCCGGCAACGCACCTTGGTTCTTCCAGTGGCTGCGCGTAAGTGAAAAATATCCTGGAACAGGCAACGGGCTGGCGATGTGTAAGAAGATCGTGGTACAAAATGGTGGTCATATCTGGGTAGAATCGGAAGCTGGAGAAGGCTCTACCTTTTGCTTCTCCCTTTCAGGAAGCTCCAGGAAATTGTTAAGCGGATTGCCGCCTTCGCACAGGGAATCCCCGATAATGAAGAAGACCACTCAGAAGATATTGCTGATTGAGGACAATCCGGCTGATGCTGCACTATTCCAGGAACAGCTGGCCGGGGCTGCAGGCACCTTCGAGATCGCAACCTGCGGCGATCTGGCCGCGGGACGGCAGCTCGCCGCCGGCGGGCAGATTGCCGTCGTCTTTCTGGATCTGAGCCTGACCGAAAGCGACGGGCTGGAGACGGTCCGGCGCGCGCAAGTTGCGTTTCACGATTTGCCCATCGTCGTATTGACAGGCCTCGAGGACGCACAACTGGGCCTGGAGAGCCTGCGCGCCGGCGCGCAGGACTACCTCATCAAAGGAAAGACCTCGGCGGAGAACATCTCGCGCGCCGCTCGTTATGCGATCGAACGGCAGCGGGTTCTGCGCGAGCTGCAGTTGGCGCATGACCAGCTCGAAGAAAAGATTCAGCAACGGACGGCAGAACTCGCCGCGACGGTCCAATCGCTCCAGGAAGAAGTCCGGCAGCGGAAGCAGGCCGAGGATCAGCTAAGTGTCCGCGCCAGCCAACTGCGGGCCCTGGCCGGAGAGCTGACCCTGGCCGAGCAGCGCGAACGCCGGCGGATGGCTCAGATCCTGCATGATCATCTCCAACAACTGCTGGTGGCGGCGAATCTGCGTGTGTCGATGCTGGAAATGACGGCTGACGGACCGGTGAAGCAGGCTGCGAAGGAAATTGAGAATCTGCTCGGCGAATCGATCAGCGCCACCCGTTCGCTGACCGCAGAGCTGAGCCCTCCGGTACTGCATGATCTGGGGCTGCCGGCGGGCCTCGAATGGTTGGCTCGATGGATGGCCGACAAGCATGGACTGGCCGTCAACATGAGAGCGGAAACGGGCATCCCTCCCGTCGCAGACGATGTGAAAGTCCTGCTGTTCGAATCCGTCCGCGAATTGCTGTTCAACGCAGTCAAACACGCACGCGTCAATTCGGTGACGCTGACGTTGCGCCAGACCGAGGGCCGTACTCTGCAGATCACGGTCTGTGACGATGGAACGGGATTTGATCCGGCCGGCCTTAAACTGGCGGGCGAAACCGGCGGAGGGTTCGGGCTGTTCAGCATCTGTGAACGGCTCGACCTGATCGGGGGCAAGCTGGAGATCCAGAGCGCACCCGGCCATGGAAGCCGGTTCGTCCTGACAGCGCCTGTGGTGCGTGAAGCCGCAAGCCGATCCTGA
- a CDS encoding PKD domain-containing protein: MRYKHASAVAATIMILLPSIGCHKRPPTVTCAFSPQQIIQDERATVRATVTLPSKKATVNYAWTSTGGKLTGTGDTATFDATGVQPGKYTVTVTVSDKYKHSVPCSADITVNKKYLPPTVSCSVSPASIMVGETATVRATAASPDGSPLTYSWTINGQAQAAGSSTFTFGSEGRQPGNYTIGVTVNTGKFTASCSSNVTVREIPIPPPTIQCQTPTVDIESGNKAQLTVRAVAERATPTVTWSATGGTVSGSGQSASFDAAGLNAGTYTVTATVDNGRGGRASCTMTVNVSQKINVSGFAENQFRPNNVAKAILDSVAVQMKNDPQLRASVAGYTDGSRREARVKGLGQKRAQAIADYLVSKGIDASRITATDGGASTVGDIKTEAGRKENRRAEILLAVH; encoded by the coding sequence ATGAGATACAAGCATGCAAGTGCTGTTGCGGCAACTATCATGATATTGCTGCCTTCCATTGGCTGTCACAAACGGCCGCCCACGGTGACTTGCGCATTTTCGCCCCAGCAAATCATTCAGGATGAAAGAGCGACTGTGCGCGCCACCGTGACGCTCCCCAGCAAAAAGGCGACTGTAAACTACGCATGGACCTCGACCGGCGGCAAATTGACCGGAACGGGCGATACGGCTACGTTTGATGCCACGGGCGTGCAACCCGGGAAGTACACGGTCACCGTCACTGTGTCGGACAAGTACAAGCATAGTGTTCCATGCTCGGCTGACATCACAGTAAACAAGAAATACCTGCCGCCGACGGTCTCCTGTTCCGTATCGCCGGCATCAATCATGGTCGGGGAGACGGCTACCGTGCGTGCCACTGCCGCCAGTCCGGACGGATCGCCGCTGACGTATTCCTGGACAATCAACGGACAGGCCCAGGCTGCCGGCAGCTCGACCTTCACGTTTGGTTCGGAAGGGAGGCAGCCGGGCAATTACACAATAGGCGTGACCGTGAACACCGGCAAGTTCACGGCGTCCTGCTCAAGCAACGTCACGGTTCGCGAAATACCGATTCCACCGCCCACGATCCAGTGCCAGACGCCGACCGTGGACATCGAATCGGGCAACAAAGCCCAGCTTACAGTGCGGGCAGTCGCGGAAAGGGCCACGCCCACGGTTACCTGGAGTGCTACGGGGGGCACGGTCAGCGGTTCGGGGCAGAGCGCTTCTTTCGACGCGGCCGGTCTGAATGCCGGCACCTACACTGTGACGGCAACGGTGGACAATGGTCGCGGCGGCAGGGCGTCCTGTACCATGACTGTAAACGTAAGCCAGAAGATCAACGTTTCGGGCTTTGCGGAGAACCAGTTCCGCCCGAACAATGTTGCCAAGGCAATCCTCGATAGCGTTGCCGTGCAGATGAAGAATGATCCGCAACTGCGCGCCTCGGTGGCCGGCTATACGGATGGTTCCAGACGCGAGGCGAGGGTCAAAGGGCTGGGTCAGAAGCGGGCACAGGCGATAGCGGATTACCTGGTGAGCAAAGGGATCGATGCGTCCCGGATCACGGCTACGGATGGCGGTGCCAGCACTGTCGGCGATATCAAGACTGAGGCCGGGCGCAAAGAAAACCGCCGTGCCGAGATCCTGCTGGCAGTTCATTGA
- a CDS encoding methyltransferase domain-containing protein → MKPEEYRLMYEAEQSLWWYRGMEQISRRVIEKCLGPTRELKILDAGCGTGGCFRYLSAYGRVFGIDLSRWALHYCQGRGIPLLTRGSIAELPFPSNFFDLVTSFDVLCTLPGEEEARAWSELGRVLKPGGLVLLRLPACPWLRGAHDRAVDIQHRYTRDEVRRLLEKNGWQCKFLSYANMWLMPLAVVKRWSELLFPPREASDLAISFHWMNRLFARILSSEASLITQMSLPFGLTVVAMGKKNEDITA, encoded by the coding sequence TTGAAGCCAGAGGAATACCGGTTGATGTACGAGGCCGAGCAAAGTCTCTGGTGGTACCGGGGCATGGAACAAATCAGCCGGCGAGTGATAGAAAAGTGTCTTGGCCCCACCCGGGAATTGAAAATCCTGGACGCAGGGTGCGGAACGGGCGGCTGCTTCCGGTACCTGAGCGCGTACGGCCGGGTTTTCGGGATCGACCTCTCCCGCTGGGCTCTTCACTATTGTCAAGGGCGCGGAATCCCTCTCCTTACAAGGGGCTCCATCGCCGAATTGCCCTTCCCATCCAATTTCTTTGACCTGGTTACTTCTTTCGATGTTCTTTGCACGCTGCCGGGGGAGGAGGAAGCCAGAGCCTGGTCGGAGTTGGGACGCGTACTGAAGCCGGGAGGGCTGGTGCTGCTGCGGCTGCCGGCCTGTCCCTGGCTGCGCGGGGCCCACGACCGGGCCGTAGACATTCAGCACCGCTATACCAGGGATGAGGTGCGCCGCCTTCTGGAAAAGAACGGTTGGCAGTGCAAATTCCTCAGTTACGCCAACATGTGGCTGATGCCCCTGGCGGTAGTGAAGCGCTGGAGCGAACTACTGTTCCCCCCGCGGGAGGCGTCAGACCTGGCCATCTCATTTCATTGGATGAATCGGCTTTTCGCTCGAATTCTCAGCAGTGAGGCTTCCTTGATCACGCAGATGTCTCTGCCATTCGGTCTGACGGTTGTCGCAATGGGCAAGAAAAACGAAGACATCACTGCTTGA
- a CDS encoding energy transducer TonB, producing MTGLRLIVSLAAIVALLARSGGFAASCSTLLACAPAAAQVDQGAPRQGVQVLFGFHNANLQEALPEFGRLLDLGSVRVDPEVRGTLTIESSSPVSREDAFQLFLRVLRDHKAVLVQTTEPTKIYTVVPAAQGLPRHSELVTDLPPAFPGPYSSTVPGVESPTREPLRVGGNIQELKLIKKVAPVYPEPATRMRVARPLLLRVLLNELGEVANVRIYGGGHPLLQLPAVEAVKQWRYSPTYVNGEAVPVITTVRIDFDPRNPQRLPSH from the coding sequence ATGACCGGACTCAGATTGATTGTCAGCCTCGCAGCGATTGTTGCGCTTCTGGCCCGGTCCGGCGGCTTTGCCGCATCCTGCTCTACCCTTTTGGCCTGCGCGCCGGCCGCGGCGCAGGTGGATCAGGGCGCCCCTCGGCAGGGCGTTCAAGTTTTATTCGGTTTCCATAATGCCAACCTGCAGGAAGCTCTGCCTGAATTTGGCCGCTTGCTGGATCTGGGTTCGGTCCGGGTTGATCCAGAAGTCAGAGGGACTCTGACCATTGAAAGCTCGAGCCCTGTGTCAAGGGAGGATGCATTCCAGCTGTTTCTCAGGGTTCTGCGCGACCACAAGGCGGTGCTGGTTCAAACGACGGAACCGACGAAGATCTATACGGTCGTACCCGCTGCGCAAGGCCTCCCGCGGCATTCCGAACTGGTTACGGATCTGCCGCCGGCATTTCCCGGCCCGTATTCCAGCACGGTTCCTGGCGTCGAGAGCCCGACACGCGAACCTCTGCGCGTCGGCGGCAACATCCAGGAATTGAAGCTCATCAAGAAGGTCGCGCCGGTTTACCCTGAACCGGCCACGCGGATGCGCGTTGCCCGACCTCTCCTGCTGCGGGTGCTGCTGAACGAACTGGGAGAAGTGGCGAACGTCAGGATTTACGGTGGAGGCCATCCGCTGCTTCAACTGCCGGCCGTGGAAGCAGTAAAGCAGTGGCGTTATTCCCCGACCTACGTGAATGGTGAAGCTGTCCCGGTGATTACGACCGTAAGGATAGATTTCGACCCGCGAAACCCGCAGCGTCTACCGTCCCACTGA